One window of Mucilaginibacter inviolabilis genomic DNA carries:
- a CDS encoding MFS transporter, with protein sequence MDKQQPSYIANRRVILSLQSLNFFMADMQAGIGPFLGIFLLAHGWKSGLIGSVMTIGGVAGMLMTAPAGALIDATKRKRMYVVIPGIFTIIASGVILLSQNFWLVSVSQVATAIAGAAIGPAVIGITLGIVKQAGFNRQNGYNQAFNHAGNVAGAGLSGYLGMKFGMPAVFWLAAIFGVLSIISISLIPGNTIDDDAARGLKRTNALVEKASGLKTLFTCKPLLILASALAAFHLGNGAMLPLYGMAAAVSNQGNPIMFVAMTIIIAQLAMIVMSMIAMRMANKKGYWLVMLLSFLALPVRGLIAAHMISHVGLYPVQILDGVGAGLQSVAVPGLVAHILDGTGRINIGQGAVMTIQGLGASLSPAIGGWIAQSISFSAAFLILGSFAIISILLWATFAKIIKRACDIKPIIADRL encoded by the coding sequence ATGGATAAACAACAACCCAGTTACATCGCCAACAGAAGAGTTATCCTGTCACTTCAGTCTCTTAATTTTTTTATGGCAGATATGCAAGCCGGTATCGGCCCATTTCTGGGGATATTCTTATTGGCACATGGCTGGAAAAGTGGTTTGATAGGATCTGTGATGACGATTGGTGGTGTTGCCGGTATGTTAATGACTGCACCCGCTGGTGCCTTGATTGATGCAACAAAACGTAAACGAATGTACGTTGTTATCCCGGGTATTTTTACCATTATTGCTTCGGGTGTAATTTTATTATCTCAAAATTTCTGGCTGGTAAGCGTATCTCAGGTGGCTACTGCTATTGCAGGAGCTGCTATTGGGCCAGCAGTAATTGGCATTACGCTTGGTATTGTAAAGCAGGCAGGTTTCAATCGTCAAAATGGCTATAATCAGGCTTTTAATCATGCAGGGAATGTAGCTGGTGCTGGACTGTCTGGTTATTTAGGAATGAAATTTGGTATGCCGGCAGTGTTTTGGCTTGCTGCCATTTTTGGAGTATTATCCATTATTTCTATATCGTTGATACCCGGTAATACAATTGATGATGACGCTGCCCGTGGCTTAAAGCGAACAAACGCACTAGTTGAAAAAGCAAGTGGTCTTAAAACCTTATTTACATGTAAGCCTCTTTTAATTTTAGCCAGTGCGCTCGCAGCTTTCCATTTAGGTAATGGGGCAATGCTTCCGTTGTACGGGATGGCGGCAGCGGTAAGTAATCAGGGGAATCCTATCATGTTTGTAGCTATGACCATTATTATAGCACAATTGGCCATGATTGTGATGTCGATGATAGCCATGCGGATGGCTAATAAAAAAGGATACTGGTTAGTAATGCTCTTATCCTTTTTAGCTCTTCCGGTTCGCGGTTTAATTGCGGCTCATATGATTAGTCATGTTGGATTGTATCCGGTACAAATACTGGATGGTGTAGGAGCCGGTTTGCAAAGTGTTGCGGTGCCGGGACTGGTAGCCCATATCCTAGATGGTACGGGGCGGATAAATATAGGGCAGGGTGCTGTAATGACTATCCAGGGACTTGGTGCATCACTTAGCCCAGCCATAGGAGGGTGGATTGCCCAAAGTATTAGTTTCAGTG